In Campylobacteraceae bacterium, one DNA window encodes the following:
- a CDS encoding flavin reductase family protein, producing the protein VISANPPMLIFSPVNRGKDASKKDTLLNIEETKEVVINIVNYEMVQQMSLSSADYPRGVNEFEKAGFTMLESEKIKPFRVKEAPVQFECIVKDIIHIAPNGGAGNLIICEIVKMHFNKNILTPKNRIDPYKIDLVARAGGNFYSRAQTGYFEIAKPFAALGIGFENLPKEILNSEILSGNDLGKLASVEVLPKEEEIKDFKNNIKSDINSHELAKAYLEKDEIMKAWLVLL; encoded by the coding sequence GTCATTTCTGCCAATCCTCCTATGTTAATCTTTTCTCCTGTAAACAGAGGAAAAGATGCTTCTAAAAAAGATACTTTGCTTAATATAGAAGAAACAAAAGAAGTTGTAATTAATATAGTTAATTATGAGATGGTGCAACAAATGTCTTTAAGCAGTGCGGATTACCCAAGGGGCGTAAATGAGTTTGAAAAAGCAGGTTTTACTATGCTTGAATCAGAAAAAATAAAACCCTTTAGAGTAAAAGAAGCACCTGTTCAGTTTGAATGTATAGTAAAAGATATTATTCATATTGCTCCTAATGGAGGGGCTGGTAATCTTATTATTTGTGAAATAGTAAAAATGCACTTTAATAAAAATATATTAACGCCTAAAAACAGAATTGACCCTTATAAAATAGATTTAGTAGCACGTGCTGGGGGTAATTTTTACTCACGTGCACAAACAGGATACTTTGAAATAGCAAAACCCTTTGCAGCTTTAGGTATTGGTTTTGAGAATCTTCCAAAAGAAATATTAAACAGTGAAATTTTAAGTGGAAATGATTTAGGAAAACTAGCAAGTGTAGAAGTTTTACCAAAAGAAGAAGAAATAAAAGACTTTAAAAATAATATTAAAAGTGATATAAATAGCCATGAATTAGCAAAAGCCTATTTAGAAAAAGATGAAATAATGAAAGCTTGGCTGGTTTTATTATAA
- a CDS encoding histidinol-phosphate transaminase produces MNFNSVLDNCKTYEAGKPIELLVREYGINAKDVIKLASNENPYGTSPKVVKKLQELSSSVFMYPDDSMYELKEALASKYEVEKDNIIIGSGSDQLLNFCVKAKCNENSKMLMSKTTFALYEIYGKQVGCKILKTKDDEHNLAQFLEVYKKEGADIIFLCLPNNPLGECLDKKDVYNFLNEIDSNTLVIVDGAYQEYASYKDKNKKINPHDLISTYSNCIYLGTFSKAYSLGGLRVGYGIASKEIISYLHKLRPPFNITNLSLAGAIEALKDEEFVSACIVKNFEEMKRYEDYAKEKGFSFIESYTNFITLKFDALYVASKVADALLKKGIIIRDLSPYSLNAIRITIGRKEQNTRVFEVLDEILPSCK; encoded by the coding sequence GTGAATTTTAATAGTGTATTAGATAATTGTAAAACATATGAAGCTGGTAAACCCATTGAATTATTAGTAAGAGAATATGGAATAAATGCAAAAGATGTTATTAAATTAGCAAGCAATGAAAATCCTTATGGAACCTCTCCAAAGGTTGTTAAAAAACTACAAGAATTAAGTTCTAGTGTATTTATGTATCCTGATGATTCGATGTATGAGTTAAAAGAAGCCTTAGCTTCTAAGTATGAAGTAGAAAAAGATAATATTATCATAGGTTCAGGAAGTGATCAGTTATTAAACTTTTGCGTAAAAGCAAAATGTAATGAAAACTCAAAAATGTTAATGAGTAAAACAACTTTTGCTTTGTATGAAATATATGGAAAACAAGTAGGGTGTAAAATTCTTAAAACAAAAGACGATGAGCATAATTTGGCACAATTTTTAGAGGTGTATAAAAAAGAAGGGGCAGATATTATCTTTTTATGTTTACCTAATAATCCTTTAGGTGAGTGTTTGGATAAAAAAGATGTGTATAATTTTTTAAATGAAATAGATTCCAATACTTTGGTAATTGTTGATGGTGCTTATCAAGAATATGCATCTTATAAGGACAAGAATAAAAAAATTAATCCTCATGATTTAATATCTACCTATTCTAACTGTATTTATTTAGGAACATTTTCTAAAGCTTATTCTTTGGGTGGATTAAGAGTTGGTTATGGAATTGCAAGTAAAGAAATTATATCTTATTTACATAAATTAAGACCGCCTTTTAATATTACAAATTTATCTTTAGCAGGAGCAATTGAAGCTTTAAAAGATGAAGAATTTGTAAGTGCTTGTATTGTTAAAAACTTTGAAGAAATGAAACGATATGAAGATTATGCGAAAGAGAAAGGTTTTTCTTTTATTGAGTCTTATACTAATTTTATTACCTTAAAATTTGATGCTTTATATGTGGCTTCAAAAGTAGCAGATGCTTTATTGAAAAAAGGAATAATTATTAGAGACTTATCTCCTTATTCTTTAAATGCAATAAGAATAACAATAGGAAGAAAAGAACAAAATACAAGAGTATTTGAAGTCTTAGATGAGATTTTACCATCGTGTAAATAA
- a CDS encoding phenylalanine 4-monooxygenase, protein MKGNSKYTSKLMDENGYIEWSKEENETWSLLIKRQMKCIKGKACDEFIEGLDKLNLPMDKIPQLKDVSAVMYENTGWLCEAVPALISFDKFFDLLANKKFPVATFIRTKEDFDYLTEPDIFHEIFGHCGMLTNKAFADYTHKFGVLGLAASKEDRVYLARLYWFTIEFGLMKKNDEIKIYGGGILSSPKETLHIYNKESKIYDLNVLDVFRTPYRIDIIQPVYHAINSIDDLFDISNMDLMSLVEKAKKLGLYKATFAPKNKIAS, encoded by the coding sequence ATGAAAGGGAATAGTAAATATACATCCAAATTAATGGATGAAAATGGTTATATAGAGTGGAGTAAAGAAGAAAATGAAACCTGGTCTTTATTAATAAAAAGACAAATGAAATGTATTAAGGGTAAAGCATGTGATGAATTCATTGAAGGCTTAGATAAGTTAAATTTGCCTATGGATAAAATACCTCAGTTAAAAGATGTAAGCGCTGTGATGTATGAAAATACGGGTTGGCTTTGTGAAGCAGTACCTGCACTTATTAGTTTTGATAAATTTTTTGATCTTTTGGCAAATAAGAAGTTTCCAGTGGCTACTTTTATTCGTACAAAAGAAGATTTCGATTATTTAACAGAACCCGATATCTTTCATGAAATTTTTGGACACTGTGGCATGCTTACAAATAAAGCATTTGCAGATTATACCCATAAATTTGGAGTTTTAGGACTTGCTGCATCAAAAGAAGACCGAGTTTATTTAGCAAGATTGTATTGGTTTACTATTGAGTTTGGTTTGATGAAAAAAAACGATGAAATAAAGATATATGGTGGAGGAATTTTATCAAGTCCTAAAGAAACCTTACATATTTATAATAAAGAATCTAAGATTTACGATCTAAACGTTTTAGATGTTTTTAGAACGCCGTATAGAATTGATATTATTCAACCTGTTTATCATGCTATAAATAGTATTGATGATTTGTTTGATATTTCAAATATGGATTTAATGTCTTTGGTAGAAAAAGCAAAAAAACTTGGTTTGTATAAAGCCACTTTTGCTCCCAAAAATAAAATAGCTAGTTAA
- a CDS encoding 4a-hydroxytetrahydrobiopterin dehydratase — translation MSELSIQKCEACNADAPKVSDEELKSLMKMIPAWTPIVVDNVMQLQRVYSFKNFKEALAFTNKVGVLAEKEFHHPGILTEWGKVTVTYWTHAIKGLHKNDFICAAKTEDLLTQ, via the coding sequence ATGTCTGAATTAAGTATACAAAAATGTGAGGCTTGTAATGCCGACGCACCTAAAGTAAGTGATGAAGAATTGAAAAGTTTAATGAAAATGATTCCTGCTTGGACTCCTATTGTTGTTGATAATGTTATGCAATTACAACGAGTATATAGCTTTAAAAACTTTAAAGAAGCACTTGCTTTTACAAATAAAGTAGGGGTATTAGCTGAAAAAGAGTTCCATCATCCTGGTATTTTAACAGAATGGGGAAAAGTAACGGTTACTTATTGGACTCATGCTATAAAAGGCTTGCATAAAAATGATTTTATATGTGCCGCTAAAACAGAAGACTTACTAACACAATAA
- a CDS encoding sodium-dependent transporter yields the protein MNKFTRIGFILAAAGSAVGLGNIWKFPYVTGEFGGGAFVIVYLLAIVFIGLGVFIAESLMGQHTEADVSTAFVKMSKSNNPNWKYAGFMILAGMLILSFYSVVLGWILNYVVTSFSSLPTESGAAGATFGALTKDVGTQIFYHTLIAGTVIFIVLRGIKEGIEKVNLILMPLLAVILFGLLLYAISLDSFSKAVSFMFVADWSKIDEHALLAALGQAFFTLSLATGTMLTYSASLPKDANFVKTSFTVAFIDTMVAIVSGLIIFTFLFEAGAPSAAGPGLVFISLPVIFSGWGMLGQVIAISFFIALVFAGITSAVSMIEPALLFFTERFNMTRKKATILCGSIFYSLGIIALLSMSDAWGESLTFFGKNAFDWMDFISSSILMPLGAIVTCIFIGFFVDKNILEEKFVKHTSIVVFKIWYTLVKYIIPLAVLFLFANKLGII from the coding sequence TTGAATAAGTTTACTAGAATTGGATTTATTCTTGCAGCTGCTGGCTCAGCTGTAGGATTAGGAAATATATGGAAATTCCCTTATGTGACAGGTGAATTTGGAGGAGGAGCATTTGTTATTGTTTATTTATTAGCAATTGTTTTTATTGGTTTGGGTGTATTTATTGCTGAATCACTAATGGGACAACATACAGAAGCTGACGTTTCTACAGCGTTTGTCAAAATGTCGAAATCAAACAATCCAAATTGGAAGTATGCTGGTTTTATGATACTTGCTGGTATGTTGATTCTGTCTTTTTATTCTGTTGTTTTGGGATGGATATTAAATTATGTGGTAACATCTTTTTCTTCTTTGCCTACTGAATCAGGTGCTGCGGGGGCTACTTTTGGTGCTTTAACAAAAGATGTTGGAACTCAAATTTTTTATCATACATTAATTGCAGGAACAGTTATTTTTATTGTATTAAGAGGAATTAAAGAGGGAATAGAAAAAGTAAATTTAATTTTGATGCCCTTATTAGCGGTAATTTTATTTGGATTATTACTTTATGCTATTTCTTTGGACTCTTTTTCAAAAGCAGTTTCTTTTATGTTTGTTGCAGATTGGAGCAAGATTGATGAACATGCACTCTTAGCAGCTCTTGGCCAAGCATTTTTTACTTTATCTTTAGCAACGGGTACTATGTTAACCTATTCTGCATCACTTCCTAAAGATGCAAACTTTGTAAAAACATCATTTACCGTTGCTTTTATTGATACTATGGTTGCTATTGTTTCAGGGCTTATAATTTTTACATTTTTGTTTGAAGCAGGAGCTCCTAGTGCTGCTGGTCCTGGTTTAGTATTTATTTCTTTACCTGTTATTTTCTCTGGTTGGGGAATGTTAGGACAAGTTATTGCGATTTCATTTTTTATTGCTTTGGTTTTTGCAGGAATTACCTCTGCTGTTTCTATGATAGAACCTGCACTACTATTCTTTACAGAACGCTTTAATATGACACGAAAAAAAGCTACTATTTTATGTGGAAGTATTTTTTATTCTCTTGGAATTATTGCTTTATTATCTATGTCAGATGCTTGGGGAGAAAGCTTGACTTTCTTTGGAAAGAATGCTTTTGATTGGATGGATTTCATTTCTTCTTCTATCTTGATGCCTTTAGGTGCAATTGTAACGTGTATCTTTATTGGTTTCTTTGTGGATAAAAATATCTTAGAAGAAAAGTTTGTTAAACATACTTCTATAGTAGTATTTAAGATTTGGTATACTTTAGTTAAATATATTATACCACTTGCAGTACTGTTTTTATTCGCTAATAAACTGGGAATAATTTAA
- a CDS encoding PepSY domain-containing protein yields the protein MQSKNNYTKHLHKWMWKWHFIAGIILMPVILFLIITGTLYLFKKIYEDYSFASMQKVQPSAIVLSYEKQREIVEKHTGIKVSFLIVSKDKNKATAFEIGKWSKKTTVYINQYTGEIQGSIKIKDTLMHKIKKLHGNLLLGYYGEKAVELTASWMVILILTGLYIWWPQKGWKLKGLFLIRRDAGKRIFYRDLHAVSAFWMSIFMLLTLAGGLPWTSVWGEGFKTVQKLTNSGYPKDYSGKKLYSLKENTQKISLDEMVITANKLDLKGSVSLSIPPNKKSVYTIKNKAQDLYEQKVFHYDQYSQKLIKSFTWNDVGSMMQSRQWLMRFHQGLFGLWNWILMLVVSLLFFLSGIAGIVSYYLRKTKNDFSIPAVPIQFKVGKGIIVILLFLCVFFPLFGASVLLIVIFEFIKKYLFERKK from the coding sequence ATGCAAAGTAAAAATAATTATACAAAACACTTACATAAATGGATGTGGAAGTGGCACTTTATAGCAGGTATTATATTAATGCCTGTTATTTTATTTTTAATAATAACAGGTACACTTTATTTATTTAAAAAAATATACGAAGATTATAGTTTTGCTAGTATGCAAAAAGTACAGCCCTCAGCTATTGTTTTATCGTATGAAAAACAACGCGAAATAGTTGAAAAACATACAGGGATAAAAGTCTCTTTTTTAATAGTTTCAAAAGATAAAAATAAAGCGACTGCTTTTGAAATAGGAAAATGGAGCAAAAAAACGACTGTATATATTAATCAATATACAGGTGAAATCCAAGGAAGTATAAAAATAAAAGATACTTTGATGCATAAAATTAAAAAATTGCATGGAAATCTTCTTCTTGGTTATTATGGAGAAAAAGCAGTTGAACTCACTGCTTCTTGGATGGTGATTTTAATATTAACGGGTTTATATATATGGTGGCCACAAAAAGGCTGGAAATTAAAAGGTTTGTTTTTAATACGAAGAGATGCTGGTAAAAGAATTTTTTATAGGGACCTTCATGCAGTAAGTGCTTTTTGGATGAGTATTTTTATGCTTTTAACACTTGCGGGTGGGCTTCCTTGGACCAGCGTTTGGGGAGAAGGTTTTAAAACAGTACAAAAACTAACAAATTCTGGTTATCCCAAAGATTATTCTGGTAAAAAACTTTATTCACTGAAAGAAAATACACAAAAAATAAGTTTGGATGAGATGGTTATAACAGCTAATAAATTAGACTTAAAAGGAAGTGTATCTTTAAGTATTCCTCCTAATAAAAAAAGCGTGTATACGATTAAAAATAAAGCGCAAGATTTATATGAGCAAAAAGTATTTCATTATGATCAATACTCACAAAAACTTATCAAATCTTTTACCTGGAATGATGTAGGTTCTATGATGCAGAGCAGACAATGGTTAATGCGTTTTCATCAAGGTTTATTCGGACTTTGGAACTGGATTTTAATGTTAGTTGTTTCTTTATTATTCTTTTTATCTGGTATTGCTGGAATTGTTTCGTATTATTTACGAAAAACAAAAAATGACTTTTCTATTCCTGCTGTGCCTATACAATTTAAAGTAGGCAAGGGAATTATCGTAATTCTTCTATTCTTATGTGTATTTTTTCCATTATTTGGTGCGAGTGTTTTGTTAATTGTAATTTTTGAGTTTATAAAAAAATATTTATTTGAAAGAAAAAAGTAA
- a CDS encoding heavy-metal-associated domain-containing protein — translation MKKTFKAENISCQNCANLIKGSLQDDFGEISVNLETNPKEVSLDIEASKEEEFKSEMADIGFKIIEN, via the coding sequence ATGAAAAAAACATTTAAAGCGGAGAACATTTCTTGTCAGAATTGTGCAAATTTAATTAAAGGTTCATTGCAAGATGATTTTGGAGAAATTAGTGTTAATTTGGAGACTAATCCTAAAGAAGTGAGTCTTGACATTGAAGCTTCAAAAGAAGAAGAATTTAAAAGTGAAATGGCCGATATTGGTTTTAAGATTATAGAAAACTAA
- a CDS encoding winged helix-turn-helix transcriptional regulator: MGEDTKLLRSCCEDESYLEEIQNSLPKEEELPSITCVFKALSDPVRVKILYALLNYEICVGEMVRVLDLPQSHVSHQLKILREKNIVTFRKHKKMSFYSICNNDIKSLLETVLKSSADKG; encoded by the coding sequence ATGGGTGAAGATACAAAACTTCTTCGCTCTTGTTGTGAAGATGAATCTTATTTAGAAGAAATTCAAAACTCTTTACCAAAAGAAGAAGAACTTCCTTCTATTACCTGTGTGTTTAAAGCATTAAGTGATCCTGTAAGAGTAAAAATACTCTATGCTTTGCTTAATTATGAGATCTGTGTAGGTGAAATGGTAAGAGTGCTTGATTTACCTCAGTCACATGTCTCACATCAACTTAAGATTTTAAGAGAAAAAAACATTGTCACTTTTAGAAAACATAAAAAAATGTCTTTTTATAGCATATGCAATAACGACATCAAAAGTTTATTAGAGACTGTTTTAAAAAGTAGCGCTGACAAAGGATAA
- a CDS encoding heavy metal translocating P-type ATPase: MKNENIKLNISGMTCVNCSNGIKKVTSKMKGLISSEVSFANNSGEFVVDTEFLDKSKLIQKIKSLGYDVVENLHALEENKEKAYVNLRNMFIFSFILTAAMFYLMFRPLGDNTQTIVFVLATFVQFIAGGRFYVLSYQALSHKNYDMNVLVALGTSAAYFYSAFVVLFSELIPENMRFVYFDGASVIITFVLLGRLLEERSRARASDFLKNLMDLSPVNANLIQEDGSIKEIAAKDLQIKDRVLIKQGEKISTDALIIEGNAQIDASMITGESLAVYKEEGDEIIAGTINIQGTLKVEVLKRSTDTQLSKIIELLAKAQSKQMPIARFADKVANVFVPIVILIALATFILWYFFVGDTLSAILASISVLIISCPCALGLATPIAIVSSVAKGAKEGILIKNPEVLEIIKDIHYAVFDKTGTLTKGEISIKEILIDKGHIEDIASIELLSEHPISKAIVKYAKNNNVEMNKVVENLKTIAGMGMGANIEGKEIFIGNMPLMKKHDVMIPKEKEDFYNETLTKGNGVILLSVDKICIGVISLEDKLKEGAIELITTLKKRNIKPVLLTGDNEITAKSVAGILGIEEVYAQVLPNEKYEIIKKLQKKSKVMFIGDGLNDSISIKQADIGVTLNSGSDITKDAGDIILMNNDIKMVEKSIDLSFKTMRIIKQNLFWAFFYNALGIPLAAGVLYPFFGILLSPMYAGMAMSFSSVIVVLNSLRLKLS, from the coding sequence ATGAAGAATGAAAACATTAAATTAAATATATCGGGTATGACTTGTGTTAATTGCAGTAATGGAATTAAAAAAGTAACTTCTAAAATGAAAGGTCTTATTAGCTCAGAAGTCAGTTTTGCGAATAATTCTGGCGAATTTGTAGTTGATACTGAATTTTTAGATAAATCCAAACTCATACAAAAGATAAAATCTCTTGGTTATGATGTAGTTGAAAATTTACATGCGCTGGAAGAGAATAAAGAAAAAGCCTATGTAAACTTACGAAATATGTTTATTTTCTCTTTTATTTTAACAGCCGCTATGTTTTATTTAATGTTTAGACCTTTAGGAGATAATACTCAAACAATCGTTTTTGTTTTAGCTACTTTTGTGCAGTTTATTGCAGGTGGGCGTTTTTATGTACTTTCTTATCAGGCATTAAGTCATAAGAACTATGATATGAATGTACTTGTGGCATTGGGAACTTCTGCTGCGTATTTTTATTCTGCTTTTGTGGTTTTATTTTCAGAGCTGATTCCAGAAAATATGCGTTTTGTTTATTTTGATGGGGCCAGTGTTATTATAACTTTTGTATTATTGGGACGTTTATTAGAAGAGCGTTCACGTGCACGTGCCAGTGATTTTTTAAAAAACCTTATGGATTTAAGTCCTGTAAATGCTAACTTAATACAAGAAGATGGAAGTATTAAAGAAATAGCTGCAAAAGACTTACAAATAAAAGACAGGGTTTTAATTAAACAAGGCGAAAAAATATCTACAGATGCTCTTATTATTGAAGGAAATGCGCAAATTGATGCTTCTATGATTACAGGGGAGTCTTTAGCTGTATATAAAGAAGAAGGCGATGAAATTATTGCAGGAACTATTAATATACAAGGGACATTAAAAGTAGAGGTTTTAAAACGCTCCACAGATACCCAACTTTCAAAAATTATTGAATTATTAGCCAAAGCACAAAGCAAACAAATGCCTATTGCTAGGTTTGCTGATAAAGTAGCTAATGTATTTGTGCCTATTGTTATTCTAATAGCTCTTGCCACTTTTATTTTGTGGTACTTTTTTGTAGGCGATACTTTGAGTGCAATACTTGCTAGTATTTCTGTACTTATTATTTCTTGTCCTTGTGCTCTTGGTCTTGCTACTCCAATTGCAATAGTAAGCTCTGTTGCAAAAGGGGCTAAAGAAGGAATCTTAATTAAAAACCCTGAGGTCTTAGAAATAATAAAAGACATACATTATGCGGTATTTGATAAAACAGGTACGTTAACCAAAGGTGAGATAAGTATAAAAGAGATTCTAATTGATAAGGGTCATATAGAAGATATTGCAAGTATTGAGCTTTTAAGTGAGCATCCTATTTCTAAAGCCATTGTTAAATATGCAAAAAACAATAATGTAGAAATGAATAAAGTTGTTGAAAACTTAAAAACAATTGCTGGTATGGGAATGGGTGCTAATATAGAAGGAAAAGAAATCTTTATTGGAAATATGCCTTTAATGAAAAAACATGATGTAATGATTCCCAAAGAGAAAGAAGACTTTTATAATGAAACCTTGACAAAAGGAAATGGAGTTATTCTTTTAAGTGTTGATAAAATATGTATAGGGGTTATAAGCTTAGAAGATAAATTAAAAGAGGGTGCAATAGAGTTAATAACTACTTTAAAGAAAAGAAATATTAAACCCGTACTATTAACAGGGGATAATGAAATAACGGCTAAAAGTGTAGCAGGTATTTTAGGAATAGAAGAAGTATATGCACAAGTATTACCCAATGAAAAATATGAAATCATTAAAAAACTGCAAAAGAAATCAAAAGTGATGTTTATAGGAGATGGATTAAATGACTCTATTTCTATTAAACAAGCTGATATTGGAGTAACTTTAAATTCTGGTTCTGATATTACTAAAGATGCAGGTGATATAATTTTAATGAACAATGATATAAAAATGGTAGAAAAAAGCATTGATTTGTCTTTTAAAACCATGAGAATTATAAAACAAAATCTTTTTTGGGCCTTTTTTTACAATGCTTTAGGTATTCCTTTAGCCGCTGGTGTTTTATATCCGTTTTTTGGAATTTTATTAAGTCCTATGTATGCAGGTATGGCTATGAGTTTTTCTTCTGTAATAGTTGTTTTAAATTCTTTACGATTAAAACTTTCATAA